From Drosophila nasuta strain 15112-1781.00 chromosome X, ASM2355853v1, whole genome shotgun sequence, one genomic window encodes:
- the LOC132795380 gene encoding bifunctional phosphoribosylaminoimidazole carboxylase/phosphoribosylaminoimidazole succinocarboxamide synthetase isoform X2, translating to MSATAKTTQPIKPTLTSIEGYKLGNVLIEGKTKQVYDLPEHPGLCLLLSKDRITAGDGVKAHDLAGKAEISNTTNYQVFRLLNEAGVRTAYVKSCGSKSFIARKCTMIPIEWVTRRLATGSFLKRNVGVPEGYRFSPPKQETFFKDDANHDPQWSDEQIISAKFELNGLVIGQDEVDIMRRTTLLVFEILERAWQTKNCALIDMKVEFGVDADGNILLADIIDSDSWRLWPAGDKRLMVDKQVYRNLTTVTSTDLDAVKRNFIWVAEQLADIMPRKDHLVVVLMGSASDTSHSEKIATSCRSLGLNVELRVTSAHKGPEETLRIVREYESVLSNLIFIAVAGRSNGLGPVVSGNTNYPVINCPPVKSDNMQVDAWSSLNLPSGLGCATVLYPEGAALHAATILGLSNFMVWSKLRVKQLNNFVTLKKADKELRGVRTA from the exons ATGTCAGCCACAGCGAAAACCACACAACCAATAAAACCAACGTTGACATCAA TTGAGGGCTACAAGCTGGGCAATGTGCTGATCGAGGGCAAAACGAAACAAGTCTACGATCTACCCGAACATCCTGGCCTCTGTCTGCTGCTCAGCAAGGATCGCATCACAGCTGGCGATGGTGTGAAGGCTCACGATTTGGCCGGCAAGGCCGAGATCTCGAATACAACCAATTACCAGGTATTTCGGTTGCTCAACGAGGCGG GCGTACGCACCGCCTATGTGAAATCTTGCGGTTCGAAGTCTTTCATTGCCCGCAAATGCACAATGATACCAATTGAATGGGTTACACGTCGCCTGGCAACCGGCTCCTTCCTCAAGCGCAATGTGGGCGTGCCCGAGGGTTACAG ATTCTCGCCACCGAAGCAGGAGACGTTCTTCAAGGACGACGCCAATCACGATCCTCAGTGGAGCGACGAGCAAATCATTTCGGCCAAGTTCGAACTCAACGGCCTCGTAATTG GTCAGGATGAGGTGGACATCATGAGACGGACAACGTTGTTGGTATTCGAGATATTGGAACGCGCCTGGCAGACAAAGAACTGTGCACTGATCGACATGAAGGTGGAGTTCGGTGTGGATGCCGATGGCAACATTCTGTTGGCCGACATCATTGATTCCGATTCGTGGCGTCTGTGGCCCGCTGGTGACAAACGTTTGATGGTCGATAAGCAGGTGTATCGCAATCTGACAACGGTGACCAGCACCGATCTCGATGCGGTCAAGCGCAATTTCATCTGGGTGGCCGAACAGTTGGCCGACATTATGCCGCGAAAGGATCATTTGGTTGTTGTCCTCATGGGCAGTGCATCGGATACATCGCACAGCGAGAAGATCGCAACGAGTTGCCGATCGTTGGGACTCAATGTCGAGTTGCGTGTGACGTCGGCACACAAGGGACCCGAGGAGACGTTGCGCATTGTCCGCGAATATGAATCGGTGTTGAGCAATCTGATCTTTATCGCTGTCGCTGGACGCTCCAATGGCCTCGGGCCCGTTGTCTCGGGCAACACCAACTATCCGGTGATCAATTGTCCGCCCGTGAAGTCCGATAACATGCAAGTGGATGCGTGGTCCAGCTTGAATCTGCCTTCGGGATTGGGCTGTGCCACTGTCCTCTATCCGGAGGGCGCAGCGCTCCATGCCGCCACCATTCTGGGTCTCAGCAACTTTATGGTCTGGTCGAAGTTGCGCGTCAAGCAGCTCAACAACTTTGTCACCCTCAAGAAGGCCGACAAAGAGTTGCGCGGCGTTCGCACTGCCTAA
- the LOC132795380 gene encoding bifunctional phosphoribosylaminoimidazole carboxylase/phosphoribosylaminoimidazole succinocarboxamide synthetase isoform X1 produces MSATAKTTQPIKPTLTSTPSTVEGYKLGNVLIEGKTKQVYDLPEHPGLCLLLSKDRITAGDGVKAHDLAGKAEISNTTNYQVFRLLNEAGVRTAYVKSCGSKSFIARKCTMIPIEWVTRRLATGSFLKRNVGVPEGYRFSPPKQETFFKDDANHDPQWSDEQIISAKFELNGLVIGQDEVDIMRRTTLLVFEILERAWQTKNCALIDMKVEFGVDADGNILLADIIDSDSWRLWPAGDKRLMVDKQVYRNLTTVTSTDLDAVKRNFIWVAEQLADIMPRKDHLVVVLMGSASDTSHSEKIATSCRSLGLNVELRVTSAHKGPEETLRIVREYESVLSNLIFIAVAGRSNGLGPVVSGNTNYPVINCPPVKSDNMQVDAWSSLNLPSGLGCATVLYPEGAALHAATILGLSNFMVWSKLRVKQLNNFVTLKKADKELRGVRTA; encoded by the exons ATGTCAGCCACAGCGAAAACCACACAACCAATAAAACCAACGTTGACATCAA CGCCATCTACAGTTGAGGGCTACAAGCTGGGCAATGTGCTGATCGAGGGCAAAACGAAACAAGTCTACGATCTACCCGAACATCCTGGCCTCTGTCTGCTGCTCAGCAAGGATCGCATCACAGCTGGCGATGGTGTGAAGGCTCACGATTTGGCCGGCAAGGCCGAGATCTCGAATACAACCAATTACCAGGTATTTCGGTTGCTCAACGAGGCGG GCGTACGCACCGCCTATGTGAAATCTTGCGGTTCGAAGTCTTTCATTGCCCGCAAATGCACAATGATACCAATTGAATGGGTTACACGTCGCCTGGCAACCGGCTCCTTCCTCAAGCGCAATGTGGGCGTGCCCGAGGGTTACAG ATTCTCGCCACCGAAGCAGGAGACGTTCTTCAAGGACGACGCCAATCACGATCCTCAGTGGAGCGACGAGCAAATCATTTCGGCCAAGTTCGAACTCAACGGCCTCGTAATTG GTCAGGATGAGGTGGACATCATGAGACGGACAACGTTGTTGGTATTCGAGATATTGGAACGCGCCTGGCAGACAAAGAACTGTGCACTGATCGACATGAAGGTGGAGTTCGGTGTGGATGCCGATGGCAACATTCTGTTGGCCGACATCATTGATTCCGATTCGTGGCGTCTGTGGCCCGCTGGTGACAAACGTTTGATGGTCGATAAGCAGGTGTATCGCAATCTGACAACGGTGACCAGCACCGATCTCGATGCGGTCAAGCGCAATTTCATCTGGGTGGCCGAACAGTTGGCCGACATTATGCCGCGAAAGGATCATTTGGTTGTTGTCCTCATGGGCAGTGCATCGGATACATCGCACAGCGAGAAGATCGCAACGAGTTGCCGATCGTTGGGACTCAATGTCGAGTTGCGTGTGACGTCGGCACACAAGGGACCCGAGGAGACGTTGCGCATTGTCCGCGAATATGAATCGGTGTTGAGCAATCTGATCTTTATCGCTGTCGCTGGACGCTCCAATGGCCTCGGGCCCGTTGTCTCGGGCAACACCAACTATCCGGTGATCAATTGTCCGCCCGTGAAGTCCGATAACATGCAAGTGGATGCGTGGTCCAGCTTGAATCTGCCTTCGGGATTGGGCTGTGCCACTGTCCTCTATCCGGAGGGCGCAGCGCTCCATGCCGCCACCATTCTGGGTCTCAGCAACTTTATGGTCTGGTCGAAGTTGCGCGTCAAGCAGCTCAACAACTTTGTCACCCTCAAGAAGGCCGACAAAGAGTTGCGCGGCGTTCGCACTGCCTAA